CGACCTTAACTGCTTGTTCAATTACTTGCGTCCCTAAACCTCTGCCTCGATGATTTTCAGCAACATAAACATCTTCGAGTAAACCAAAAGGCTCTTCGTGCAAATCATTGTGCATGATGTATAGATAAGCTCTTGCTATTTCATTTTCTTCTTCGACAAAAAATTTAATTCCTTTGGCGTTGACAGTTTTTGATTTAATTTTCATGTTAGCGATCGCCATAAAAGCTCAATTTTACTTTAGATGCCATGTTGACCAACGCTCAGAACAAA
This DNA window, taken from Pleurocapsa sp. FMAR1, encodes the following:
- a CDS encoding GNAT family N-acetyltransferase, which produces MAIANMKIKSKTVNAKGIKFFVEEENEIARAYLYIMHNDLHEEPFGLLEDVYVAENHRGRGLGTQVIEQAVKVAKEQNCYKLIATSRKSRPQVHQLYQKLGFYERGLEFRLNF